From a single Candidatus Delongbacteria bacterium genomic region:
- a CDS encoding acetyl-CoA hydrolase/transferase family protein, which translates to MAPYKANSPEEVVASIESNEYVWVHSMGATPVRLLEGIANHARDKQNITLMMLHTEGAEVVTGPELEGHIQLRCFFVGAPTRKIVNEGRADYIPMFLSEIPKYFRAGEQRVDTVLLQVSPPDAHGMCTMGISVEAAKAACDVARKIIAHINPSMPRTHGDAFIPYNRFHAVYEENIPLPEFPAARQSETTLAIGERVASLIRDGDCLQMGIGAIPDAALKCLGDHKDIGIHTEMFAEGLLDLVERGVVTGKRKKIHPGKIVTSFAMGTRRLYDFVDDNPEVVFLDVEYVNDSANIRRNPNVTAINSALQVDLSGQVCADSIGTRIYSGVGGQMDFIRGATLSPGGRAIIALPSTAAGGKVSRIAPMLAPGSGVVTTRAHVQYVVTEYGVANLKGRSLRERARELIRISHPDFREELEKQAREFWGLHI; encoded by the coding sequence ATGGCACCGTATAAAGCGAATTCACCGGAAGAGGTGGTCGCCTCGATCGAAAGCAATGAGTACGTCTGGGTGCATTCAATGGGCGCGACTCCGGTACGTCTGCTGGAAGGCATCGCCAACCACGCTCGCGACAAGCAGAACATCACGCTGATGATGCTGCATACCGAAGGCGCCGAAGTGGTGACCGGACCCGAGCTGGAAGGACACATCCAGCTGCGCTGTTTCTTCGTGGGCGCGCCCACGCGCAAGATCGTCAACGAAGGACGCGCCGACTACATTCCGATGTTCCTCTCGGAAATTCCCAAGTACTTCCGTGCCGGGGAACAGCGGGTGGACACGGTGCTGCTGCAGGTGAGCCCGCCCGATGCCCACGGGATGTGCACCATGGGCATTTCGGTGGAAGCCGCCAAGGCCGCCTGCGACGTGGCACGCAAGATCATCGCCCATATCAATCCCAGCATGCCGCGCACGCACGGTGATGCATTCATCCCCTACAATCGCTTCCACGCCGTGTATGAGGAGAACATTCCCCTGCCCGAGTTTCCCGCGGCCAGGCAGTCCGAGACCACCCTTGCCATCGGCGAGCGCGTGGCCAGCCTGATCCGTGATGGCGACTGCCTGCAGATGGGCATTGGCGCCATTCCCGATGCGGCGCTGAAATGCCTGGGCGATCACAAGGACATCGGCATTCACACCGAGATGTTCGCCGAGGGGCTGCTGGATCTGGTCGAGCGCGGAGTCGTCACGGGCAAGCGCAAGAAGATCCACCCCGGCAAGATCGTCACCAGTTTCGCCATGGGCACGCGGCGCCTCTACGACTTCGTGGACGACAATCCTGAAGTGGTCTTCCTGGATGTTGAGTACGTGAACGACTCGGCCAACATCCGGCGCAATCCCAATGTGACCGCGATCAACAGCGCGCTCCAGGTGGATCTGTCGGGCCAGGTCTGCGCCGATTCCATTGGTACCCGCATCTATTCCGGCGTGGGTGGCCAGATGGACTTCATCCGCGGGGCCACCCTCTCGCCCGGAGGCCGTGCCATCATCGCGCTGCCCTCGACGGCGGCCGGCGGCAAGGTCTCGCGCATTGCCCCGATGCTTGCCCCGGGCTCCGGCGTGGTCACCACGCGTGCCCATGTGCAGTACGTGGTCACCGAGTACGGCGTGGCCAATCTCAAGGGCCGCAGTCTGCGCGAGCGCGCCCGGGAACTGATCCGGATTTCCCATCCCGATTTCCGCGAGGAACTGGAAAAGCAGGCCCGCGAATTCTGGGGACTGCATATCTGA
- a CDS encoding methylated-DNA--[protein]-cysteine S-methyltransferase: MELREQDLGRMIRALRHIETRRAEGAGESGLEELARVMELSPGHAQRLFKRWAGVSPKRFQQYLSLRDLRARLVAGDTVEAAAWAGGLSGPGRLHDLMVRHDAVRPGSWRSRGAGLELVWDLQPGPFGPMLLACSPLGLCFLAFTAELGPEAALADLRARWPRARLEQRAGSLAELAATLFPGDDTGRPQLRLHLIGTEFQLTVWEALMRIPVGQLLCYERLAGLCSSPGAVRAVASGVGANPVSWLIPCHRVIRKLGLVGQYRWGSLVKGSLIAWEHGFLPGTEEPGLFDNEEMD, encoded by the coding sequence ATGGAACTGCGTGAGCAGGATCTGGGCCGGATGATCCGGGCCCTGCGCCACATCGAGACACGCCGGGCCGAAGGCGCAGGCGAGAGCGGACTGGAAGAGCTGGCCCGCGTGATGGAGCTCAGTCCCGGACATGCCCAGCGCCTGTTCAAACGCTGGGCGGGGGTCTCGCCCAAGCGCTTCCAGCAGTATCTGAGTCTGCGCGACCTGCGCGCGCGCCTGGTTGCCGGCGACACGGTGGAAGCGGCTGCCTGGGCGGGCGGACTCTCGGGTCCGGGACGCCTGCACGACCTGATGGTGAGGCACGATGCCGTCAGGCCGGGAAGCTGGCGCAGCCGTGGCGCTGGCCTGGAGCTTGTCTGGGACCTGCAGCCCGGCCCCTTCGGTCCCATGCTGCTGGCCTGCAGCCCGCTGGGTCTGTGTTTCCTGGCCTTCACCGCCGAACTGGGTCCCGAGGCGGCGCTCGCGGACCTGCGGGCACGCTGGCCCCGGGCCCGACTGGAACAGCGCGCGGGAAGCCTTGCCGAGCTGGCTGCCACCCTGTTTCCCGGGGACGACACCGGGCGGCCCCAACTGCGACTTCACCTGATCGGCACCGAGTTTCAATTGACGGTCTGGGAAGCCCTGATGCGCATTCCGGTCGGCCAATTGCTCTGCTACGAACGCCTGGCCGGTCTCTGCAGCAGTCCCGGCGCGGTACGGGCCGTGGCCAGCGGCGTGGGCGCCAATCCGGTGTCCTGGTTGATTCCCTGCCACCGTGTGATCCGCAAGCTGGGTCTGGTGGGCCAGTACCGCTGGGGCAGCCTGGTCAAGGGCTCGCTGATCGCCTGGGAACACGGGTTTCTGCCCGGAACGGAAGAACCGGGTCTCTTCGACAACGAAGAAATGGATTGA